In Dermacentor variabilis isolate Ectoservices chromosome 11, ASM5094787v1, whole genome shotgun sequence, one genomic interval encodes:
- the LOC142564324 gene encoding cystatin-1-like isoform X2, with amino-acid sequence MAAFCSTTLITALLLSFLRQSLEAGGWTDIRNPDNPDLRALAEFAYLDQRYYHHMLKIRIISAKRQVVAGINYYIIFTVKDYKGRLEKCTTTIFVPSVDTLRKRKVVTKFSCK; translated from the exons ATGGCAGCATTCTGTTCTACTACGCTTATAACTGCTTTGCTGTTGAGCTTCTTGAGACAAAGCTTGGAAGCTGGTGGATGGACGGACATCAGGAATCCAGACAACCCGGACTTGCGCGCATTAGCGGAATTTGCTTACCTGGATCAGCGATACTATCATCACATGTTGAAAATACGCATCATTTCTGCGAAAAGACAG GTTGTGGCGGGAATAAACTACTACATAATATTCACTGTCAAAGATTATAAAGGG CGCCTGGAGAAGTGCACCACTACAATTTTCGTGCCCTCAGTAGATACACTGCGAAAAAGAAAGGTTGTCACGAAGTTCAGCTGCAAATAA
- the LOC142564324 gene encoding cystatin-1-like isoform X1 codes for MRHMTLSGLRKKHMAAFCSTTLITALLLSFLRQSLEAGGWTDIRNPDNPDLRALAEFAYLDQRYYHHMLKIRIISAKRQVVAGINYYIIFTVKDYKGRLEKCTTTIFVPSVDTLRKRKVVTKFSCK; via the exons GCTTGAGAAAGAAGCATATGGCAGCATTCTGTTCTACTACGCTTATAACTGCTTTGCTGTTGAGCTTCTTGAGACAAAGCTTGGAAGCTGGTGGATGGACGGACATCAGGAATCCAGACAACCCGGACTTGCGCGCATTAGCGGAATTTGCTTACCTGGATCAGCGATACTATCATCACATGTTGAAAATACGCATCATTTCTGCGAAAAGACAG GTTGTGGCGGGAATAAACTACTACATAATATTCACTGTCAAAGATTATAAAGGG CGCCTGGAGAAGTGCACCACTACAATTTTCGTGCCCTCAGTAGATACACTGCGAAAAAGAAAGGTTGTCACGAAGTTCAGCTGCAAATAA